From Strix aluco isolate bStrAlu1 chromosome 5, bStrAlu1.hap1, whole genome shotgun sequence:
AATCCAACAAATCCAAACTATAGCTACCTAAACATAAACATCCAAATCACATATACAGCattaaacaaaacacaatattTTCCCTCTGCTCTGAAGGGAACTTACACCTTTTAATAGTACCTAGTTACCTGGTTAGTAATCTAGTTAGTAACTCAAAGCATTTAGGTGGTCTGTAATGTAACATCAGATGTTTTCTGTACTCCAGACTGTACAGGTCATTAATTCCACAAATGCTCTACCTCACTGGGGTGCTGAGTTCAGGGGCTATAAATACTTTTTCTGTCTCATCTCCCTAAGACAATATCTGTGTTACACTTCACAATGGTGAATAAATACCTGCTCATATCAGACTTTGTTGTTTCTAGCTATAATACTGTGAAGTATTAAAGTCATAATAAATTGAGATTTACCTCATTGAATGTAGCTGTCTTGTCTAAGCTGGTAACAGGCTCAATGAATAGACATAGGCATCTCCAAAGGGTGAGTCCCTTCTTCCAGACATATATATGCCCAGGAGAGATGAGGTGATCTACTCTCTGGAGGAGCTGTCTCTATCACCTAAGGAGAGATCAACCTTTAGACAGCTGAAACCAGGAGAAATGTAGGGTCTGAGAAGTGTGACAGTATTAGAATAGCTTGAAGAAAGTAGGCTTTGTTGAGGGTCAATATTGCAGAGCCAGGAGAAGAACATGTATTTCAGGCATTGTTGGTGTTGCAGTTACCATTATTAATACTTACCCCATGGCTACACCTCAGACTCCCAGGCTTGGATTATAAACCACTCTGTGTTAGACACCATATAGATACAGGACAAACAGCTAACCCCCATCCCTAGTAGATTATAGTCAAAGAAATCCATGCAGTCCATTTTATTTACAGTGGGAAGTCATACTGTACCATAAGTCTTAGCAAAAGGTAGTTCTTTGATTGAATCTACTATTGAAAAGTGCttcctttcttcagtgtttgccACCCCATGGAATCTCTTTTCCCATTATTATTTTCCAGCTATGCTTTTCCCAGCTGCTCAGCGAGTCAAGAGGACCTCAGCTGCCTTCCTTAGCCCAGTGCTACAAAACTCGCTGGAAGATGTGGTCCTGCTTTATGAGGTTCAGTATATGGGAGCAGATGGTACCTTAAGCCCTAACCAAGACTGGGGCTACTGTCCATACTGGGGCTATCCATTATCTGTCTTTATGTCACTTTTACTCATCCCAGCAGTAAACCCATTGCTGACTATGTAATAGCTCACCAGAAGGGAGGGAACAGACATATATATGACAAAATTGGCTCTTTCAGCACTTACGCAGGCAGCAGTTGCCCACAGTACCTTAAATGTGGGTTCTAGCTCACTGACAGGCAAagtgaaaaccaaagcaaatgccTTTCCACTGAAAGCAGCTGTCTTCCAGAACAGTTATGTATTAACAACACAATGCATTTAAACTCTTTGGTCTAAGTCTCAGTCCCAAATTATTTGCTCAAATCATTAAAGCCATGAGTATCAGTCATTGCAAAGTAATCCCAAGGGCATGACTGTTTCACTTCAAAATGATTCTGGTTCCCTCTTTCACAACAGTGGAGACTGCAAATGTAACGCACAGTCTGGAACAGTGTCATATGGTTAGCTAAGGGAAAGTGGCCCACCTGAAGAAGGTACATGGGTCAAATCTATATATCCCACAACTTGAGAAACTGAGATTGGATGTCAAACAGTGGAGATGGGCTGGAAAGCCACTGCTATCCCTGGTAAGACAAATGGCCTTTCCCAACTGTGCTGCTGCCTTCATCTCTCTAATCCCCATGTGGCACCAGCAGCAATCCGTGCCTGTTTTGGACAACAGAAGACTACCTACTTTCCCTAATTTTCCCAGGTAGGTAACACAGGAGTCCAATGTTCATATAGAGACCTTCTGGTCTGCCCCATCTCCAGCCAGTGCAATGAgagatttttctccatttgaCCTGAAGTAATGACCTAGGGACAGGTTTTTAATTCACATTTACTCTACCTAGAGTCTCTTGGAGAAGATAAATAGCTTTCTGTGTTCTGATTTTGTACCAGTTTCTTTTAGCTGAGCTTGACATTGATAAAGGCCAGAGGATCTCCATCAAAGATGAGGAGCTCGCTTCACTCAGGAAGGCTGCTGAGTTTGACATCATCTGCAATGAGGTTATTCCCAAGAGCATCACAGAGATCCACAGGCTCAGTAACAGGCTGTCTTCCTACCCAAGGGTGCTCAAGAAAGAAGACTTTGAAAGGACAGTGCTGACCATGGTCTACACGGCCTACAGGGCTGCTCAGTCCCAGGGGCACCAGAAAGACGTTTGGGCTAAATCCTTTGTCAATCTTTACAAAGCCCTGAAGCACGACTTGATGTTCCCATACAACAAAGAGCCATCACAGTGGGAGACTTGATGCAACGGCaactcagcctcctcttctggtTGATACGGGACACATGTAGCACGTCCACCACTTTATTCTGTAAAGAGTTTAATAGCCTGCTTCATGAAAGATTATTTGTTTTCTAGCTCCCTCTTGTGGAATCCGCTTTATAGTTCCATGTAAAATGCGGAAAAATGTTCAGTCCTGGGGATCTGATTTCTGTGCTGCCTTGGAGGCACATTCTGTGACAGGCAAAGAAGGGAGTCTGGTGTACACCCCAGACAGACATGTTTTTGTTTCATCCTGTGGGTTTTCTGTATAAGCAATACATAAGTATACTATGCTTATGCTCACATGCTTATTGTGTATGTGCTGGAGAATGCTGCTTTCCTAGCTGGGGAAACAAGTTCGTATTTTGGCTGGCCAGTAAAAGGATATTATAAAAAGATGCAAAGGCCCTCTGTAAAAGAAAGAGGTTTCATAACTGCCAACCTTCAGAAATTATGCCACATATTATTCATTCCAAATAGTTTTGTAAATAAGCACTGTCTGATTCACTTCATTTGACTGAACcagtttttaattgaaataaCATTTGCAGAAGTTGAAGGGGATTGTGAACACCAGCAGCAAACAATGCCTGTGCACATATTCCCTGCTTCCTAGAGCCACCCTCCCAAACAGTCTGCAATGATTCTTTCATTATTTGCACATGACTTTGCTTTTGCTCCTTGTTTTTTGAAGGCAACATGGATTTGTCCTCAACAGAGTCAAAGGCAAAACAAAGGCCTTGTTTAGTTTAACAATGACACATTTTTCCTGATTCTATCACTTGAACGTAGGTCATCTAAACCCCTGCTTCAGAATCCCCCTGAGGCAAGGGAGGAAGGTGCATTAAAACATACCTGGTGCTGAATTTAGAAGTGTCGCTCATTTTTAATGGTAAATTATATATTcactgtatatatgtgtgtgtatgttcatgcatgtgtgtgcac
This genomic window contains:
- the FAM180A gene encoding protein FAM180A; the encoded protein is MLWKTLLLLLFYYSAHATMTHRWSRAMLFPAAQRVKRTSAAFLSPVLQNSLEDVVLLYEFLLAELDIDKGQRISIKDEELASLRKAAEFDIICNEVIPKSITEIHRLSNRLSSYPRVLKKEDFERTVLTMVYTAYRAAQSQGHQKDVWAKSFVNLYKALKHDLMFPYNKEPSQWET